CAGACGCACAATATTCCCAAGGTGGTTGGTGGCTTCGACGCCGCGTCGACCGGCGCCGCGGTCGCGCTGTACTCGACCATCGTCAACGAGGTGGTGCCGGTGTCGAACCCTCGAGTGGCCGAGATGGTCAAGCTGCTCGAGAACACCTTTCGTGCGGTGAACATTGGTCTCGTCAACGAGTTGGCGCTGATGTGTCGGGACCTCGGCATCAATGTGTGGCAGGTCATCGATGCGGCGAAGACCAAGCCGTTCGGCTTCATGCCGTTCTATCCGGGACCGGGCCTCGGTGGCCACTGCATTCCGATCGATCCGTTCTATCTCAGTTGGAAGGCGCGTCAGAGCGGCTTCGAGAGCCGCTTCATCGAGTTGGCGGGTCACGTCAACGCAGGGATGCCGAAATACGTGGTCAGCCTCGTGGCCGACGCGCTCAACAGCCTCGGAAAGGCGATTCGAGGATCCCGCCTTCACCTCCTTGGTATGGCGTACAAACCGGATGTGAGCGACCACCGCGAGTCTCCCGCCCTCGACATCGCGCAACTGTTGCGGCAGCGAGGGGCACGGGTCACCTACAGTGACCCGCACGTTCCCGATGTGGAGCATGGCGACTTACGCTTGACCGCGGTGCCGCTGGAGGAGGCCTATCGTGACGGATTCGACTGCGCCATCATTGCCACGAATCATCGGGCCTTCGACTATGCTGAGCTGGCGGAGCGCGCCCCGCTCATCGTGGACACGCGGAACGCCTTGAAGGGTATTGCCGGCGCGCACATCTTTCGGCTGTAGTAATCTATTCACGTCATGCCGAAGTGTGCTGTCATCACGGGCATCACGGGACAAGACGGCTCGTATCTGGCCGAGTTCCTCGTCGAGAAGGGCTATCGCGTGGTGGGTGTGATCCGCCGCGCCAGCGCGCCAAACCTGTGGCGCATCGAGCCGCTTCAGGATCGGATCGAGCTCCGGCACGCCGACCTGCTCGACCAGCTCTCCATCATCCGCCTCCTCGACGAGGTGCAGCCAGACGAGCTCTACAACCTTGCCGCGATGTCGTTCGTGCCTACCTCCTGGCAGCAGCCGGTCCTGACCGGCGACTACAACGCGCAGGGCGTGACGCGGGTGCTCGAGGCGATCCGACAGGTCAATGTCAAAATCCGGTTCTACCAGGCGAGCTCGAGCGAGATGTTCGGCAAAGTGCGTGAGGTGCCCCAGACAGAGCTCACGCCGTTCTACCCGCGCAGCCCGTATGGCGTCTCGAAGGTCTTCGGCCATTACATGACGGTGAACTACCGCGAGAGCTTCGGCATCTTCGGTTGCTCGGGGATCCTGTTCAACCACGAATCACCTCGACGGGGGCTGGAGTTCGTCACGCGCAAGGTGAGCGACGGCGTCGCCCGGATCAAGCTCGGGCTCGCGCCGACGCTCGCCCTCGGCACACTGGACGCGAAGCGCGACTGGGGCTTTGCCGGCGATTACATTCGTGCCATCTGGCTCATGCTCCAGCAAGATCAGCCAGACGATTACGTGGTGGCAAGCGGTGTGACGCACTCGGTGCGCGAGCTGGTGGAGGTGGCGTTCGGCCACGCCGGTCTCGACTGGCGCGAGCACGTGGTGGTCGATCCACAGTTCCACCGGCCGGCGGAAGTCGATCTGTTGGTCGGCGACGCCACGAAGGCGCGCAGCGAGCTGGGATGGGAGCCGACGGTCGACTTCAAGACGCTCGTGATGATGATGGTGGACGCTGATCTCGAGCGCCTCCGCAGGCGCCAGCTCGTTTCCAGCACGTCGGCCGCGAGCGCGTAAGTCCTTGTAGGTCCCTGAGGACCAAGCACCTGGATGCTGCCTTCGCTCGACGTCGTCGTCGTCAACTGGAACGGTGGGCGCTTGCTCCACGACTGCATCGAGTCAGTGGGCGCCATCCACGACCATCGGTTCGAGTTACGTCGGGTCGTCGTCGTCGACAACGGATCCAGTGACGGTTCGATGGATGGTCTCGAATGGCTCGACTCGAGAGTCGAGGTCATTCGTAGCCGCCGTAATCTCGGTTTTGCGGCCGCGTGCAATCGAGGCGCCATCGGATCGACAGCAGACTATCTCCTTTTCTTGAACCCAGACACGCGCGTGACGGCGGATGCCCTCGCGAGGCCTGTCGAGTATCTCGCGTCTCCATCGGGGCGAGACGTGGGCATTGTCGGCCCTCGACTGGTCGATGACGAAGGGGCGACGAGCCGGAGCTGTGCGCGATTCCCGACTCCCGCCATGTTCGTGAGCGTCGTGCTCGGGCTCAATCGGCTCTTCCCCCGGCGCTGGCCGTCCCACGTGATGAGTGAGTGGGACCATCGGGATACGCGGCAGGTCGAGCACGTCTGCGGCGCGTTCTATGCCGTACGGCGCTTGCTCTTCCAAGCCCTTGATGGCTTCGACGAGCGATTCTTCTTGTATCTCGAAGACCTCGACTTCTCGCGTCGGGCCGCGCTCCGCGGTTCGCGGACCATGTTCCTCGCTGACGCCGTCGTTTACCATAAGGGTGGCGGTGCATCGCAAGCGGTGAAGGCACTGAGGCTTGGCTACGCGCTGCACAGCCGGATTCTCTACGGGTACAAGCATTTTCCCCGGCGGAGCGCGACGGCGCTCGCGGTGGGGACGCTCTGTGTCGAGCCCCTGATCCGCCTGGCTCACGCGCTTGGTCATCTCGACGGTCGAGAAATCACGGACGTCGTGCTCGGGTACGTGCGGCTCTGGAGGCGGGTCCTTGGCGATCTGTGGAGGCATCGGGGCATCCAGAGATGGACGCAAATAAGGACGGATACCGAGGGACACGGATAAGGGCACGTCTTTGGACTAATCGTCTAACAGGCGTATGAGGGTGTTATTCCTCGTTCAGCATACCGGGTCCTCTCCCGGGACGCGCTATCGGGTTCTGCAGTACCTGCCGGCCTTGGAGTCGGCCGGCTTTCTCTGCACCGTCCGCGTGGCGCAGAGTCAAGTGTCGACCGCTGCAGCGCTCGGCAGCCTCGGGCGCGCACGCCACGTGCGGACGCTGCAGCTGGCTCGAAGTTGGAGCGAGACACACGCCAGCCTGGCGCGTCTCATCTCGCTGCTGCCGCGGTTCGATCGATGCGTGTTCTATCGGATTCCGCTGCCGGCCTGGACGACCACGTGGCTCGGCCCGTATCGCGATCGGCTCGTGTACGATTTCGACGATGCGTTGGACGTGCAGGAAGCAGGAGAAACGCATCTCATGGCCAAGCTGCGCGGCCGCTTGTGGCGCGACAGCCTGGCACGGGCCATCGCCTGCTGCCGGGTGATCGTCACCTCGAACCACCGTAACGCCGCGGTCGTCCAAGCGGCCGGCGGGGAAGCCGTGCTCATTCCGACGTCTGTCGACATCGATCGATACCCCTTTCCGGCACCGCCCCGTACCGCGGCGCGGCTGGTCCTTGGCTGGATTGGCACACCGTCCACGGCCGCTTACCTGACCCTCATCGAGGAGCCGTTGCGGCGGATCCTCTGCCGTTACGATGTCGAGCTTCGACTGGTGGGCGCCGGGCGGAGCCCGTTGCGCGGCGTTCCGGTCACGATCCATCCGTGGTGTCTCGAGACGGAGGTCAACGACGTCTCCGCGTTCGATATCGGATTGATGCCGATGCCGGACACCGCGTGGACACGGGGCAAAGCCGCCCTCAAGGCGCTTCAGTACGGTGCATCCGGCGCGCCAACGATCGCCTCGTGGACGGAGACCAACGAGCAGATCCTCGGGAGTGACACCGGCACGCTCTTTTGCCGGTCAGACGCCGAGTGGGAACGGGCCCTTGCGCAGCTCATCGAAGACCGGACGCTGCGCGAACAGCTTGGGAGGCGTGCCCGCGATCGCGTCGCATCGCTCTATTCCGTGCAAGCGAATGCGCCAAAATGGATTGCCTTGCTACGGAAGGCAGAGAAAGTCGGTTCGTAGCGCGCGAACCCTCTGTCACCCTATCACCCGCCAGCCGTGCCACCTGCCCACCCTGTCACCCCCTCACCATCTCCCCCTTCTTCCCTGTGGATCAACGTCGGCGTGTTGGGCGTCGTCACGCTCGCCTCCGCGCTATTCGTCACGCGGTTCTGGGTGGACGTGCCTCTGGGCGACGAATGGGACATCGTTCCCCCCACGTGGACCTGGCTGAGGAGCGGCTCGGTTGAGTTGGGCGAGTTGTTCTCTCAACACAACGAGCACCGACCCGCCGTTGCCCGCCTGCTCTACACGGCCCTCGCTGTCCTCACACACTGGGATACACGGGCCGGCATGGCTGCAACGCAGTTGCTGCTGCTGGTGTCCGGCTTGGCTTGCCTGGCGTTCGCCCGTGAATCGATACGACGCAGTGGCCTCCGCTCGGTCGTCCCCATGACGCTCGTGTTTCTCGCGCTGTTCACGCCTGCGCAGCGGGAGAACACCCTGTGGGGGCTCCAGTTCATGATGTACCTCCCTGGCTTCTGCCTGCTGCTCGTGTTGTGGCTGGCTCAGGCGCTTCCGAAGCGGCCGTGGATCGTCATCGTCTCGCTCCTGCTCGTCATGCTTGCCAGCTTCACGGTGGCGACCGGACTGCTTTGTTGGTTTCTCGCCCCCTGGGTGTGGGCTCGATCGAGGCACGATCGCGTCCTGTGGCTGACCGCCGGAGGCGCCACCTTCTGGTTGTATTTTGCCGACTACGTGAAGCCTGGCTACCATCCGAGCGCCTTTACCGCGCTTCAGACGCCGCACGCTACTCTGGACGGTCTCCTGCTCTTTCTCGGTAGCTCGTTTGCGATCGGTGAGGAGGCACGCGTCGCCACGGCTTGGTGGAGCGGGCTCGTGCTGTGCGTGCTCCTGTTCGCCCTCACCGTGTGGCTGCTGAGGAGCCGCCGCGAGCGCGAGCTCACGGACCGTGCGAAGCCATGGGTGATTCTCGGCTTGTACGGTCTTGGGGCGGGGCTGGTGACCCTGATTGGACGGATTGGCTTCGGCGCGCCCTGGATGCTGGCATCCCGATACATCGCATTCTCATCCTGGGTCGTGATTGCCTGCGTCATGCTCGCGTGGCTTTGGATGGAGCAGCGGCGTGCAGCCCTTCCTCGCGGGGCTGCGCCGCGCTTCTGGTGGCAAGCCTGCGTATTGGTACCCGTCGCAGCCTTCATCGTGATGTACGGTTTGGCGCTGCCAGACACATGGCGCGCGGCAAGTGCGTATCGGATTCGGTTGCTCCAAGCGAAAGCTGCTCTCGTGTTCGCTGACGTCTCGCCCGAAGGTGATTCAGGAAACGGGCTGCTGTATCCGATCTGGGAGCGTGTTCGCGGCAACCTCCCTCGGTGGCGTCAGGCAGGCATCGTTCGCGAATCGCTGTCGCGAGTGGTGTGGCTCGTGCCCGAGCGATGCGAGATGGGGCAGGTGACAGGTGTGGAAGCACGCGGCAGCGATGTCTTGATGAAGGGCTGGGCGTATCTTCCCGGTCCCCAGCGCGTGGCGGACGCCGTGGTTGTGACAGCCTCCGGTCATCCCCCGCGCCCCATCCTTTCGGTCGCTCCGCGACCCGAGAATCCGAGCTCAGGTCGCCGTAGTTTGTGGCAGGGAAGCGTGCCAGGAAACCCCGATCATGTTGCGGTTTGGGCGTACGACGCGGAACGAGAGCGCGCCTATCGGCTCTGTGCTGGTGCCTCCATCCGCGGGTCGTCTTCAGACGGTGGTGGCTTCCGAGCCAGCAGCACGAGCTCTTCGCCGGAATCAGTTGTGCCAATGCGCTTGGCGAGCACGGACAGATATCCTTCCATCCGCTCCCGGTTGGAGGGTGGCCGATACAGATCGGCGACGCCTTCCCGTTGAATGCGACGGCTCAGTATCCAATTGAGCCAGGCGCTGCGAAGGCTCGTGGTGAGCCGTTCGATGGTCAACCCTGCCGCCTCTACGACCTGGCGAAGGGGAGGCGCGTGAAACAGCATGATGTGTCGGGGCGGGTCCAGATGAAACCAGCTCGCGCCGAATCGTGCATGAAAGAGGCTCGCCGTGTTCGGCGTGACCACGACCAGCCGTCCGCCTGGCTTGAGAATGCGCGCGCACTCCCGGAGGAGCTGCAAGGGATCGAACAGGTGCTCGATGACGTGGCTCAAGACAATGGCATCGAATGACGCCGCGGCGTAGCGTTGTGCCTCCACCGTACCACACCGCACTTCCAGTCCGCGCGTCCGCGCCGCGTCAACCGCGGAGGGATCGAAGTCCACACCTTCGGCGCTCCAGCCAAGTCGCCGCAGCAAGAGGAGACCGTCCCCTCTACCGCACCCGACGTCGAGGAGCCGCCCGCCAGAGAGGGCGCTCAGATGCGCCACTTGGAAGTCGCACGCGGCGCGCCTGAGCGGAAGCCCTCCCAAGGCATGCCCAGCCAGGCGTTGCCACGACCTGACCTCTGGACCGTCGTAGCCGAACGCGTCGGCGAAGTAACCTCTCTCGACCCTGGAGTAGAAGCGACGGACAAGGCTTGGTGGTGGGGTCAGCACCACGTGCGATGGATACGAGTCCCCATAGGCGAGCGTGATGTCCTCAGACAGGGGCTGGGGGTCGAGCCACAGCAGCCCGCATGCCGTGTGTTCGCAGCGCACGAGCGACCACGCCTCGGGACGGTCCAACAGCCGGTCCCGAAGGCCGCTGTGGAGCGGGGCGCCGAGCTCTCCGCAGAGGGGACAGCTCGGCTGCCGGCGAGACCGTAGGAGCGTTGTCGCGGCTTCAGCGGCGCGGAGGGGCGCCATGAGTGGTCACGTTCTTCAGCGCTATAGGCTGCCGCTCCTGCCCGTCGA
This genomic stretch from Luteitalea sp. harbors:
- the gmd gene encoding GDP-mannose 4,6-dehydratase translates to MPKCAVITGITGQDGSYLAEFLVEKGYRVVGVIRRASAPNLWRIEPLQDRIELRHADLLDQLSIIRLLDEVQPDELYNLAAMSFVPTSWQQPVLTGDYNAQGVTRVLEAIRQVNVKIRFYQASSSEMFGKVREVPQTELTPFYPRSPYGVSKVFGHYMTVNYRESFGIFGCSGILFNHESPRRGLEFVTRKVSDGVARIKLGLAPTLALGTLDAKRDWGFAGDYIRAIWLMLQQDQPDDYVVASGVTHSVRELVEVAFGHAGLDWREHVVVDPQFHRPAEVDLLVGDATKARSELGWEPTVDFKTLVMMMVDADLERLRRRQLVSSTSAASA
- a CDS encoding glycosyltransferase; this translates as MLPSLDVVVVNWNGGRLLHDCIESVGAIHDHRFELRRVVVVDNGSSDGSMDGLEWLDSRVEVIRSRRNLGFAAACNRGAIGSTADYLLFLNPDTRVTADALARPVEYLASPSGRDVGIVGPRLVDDEGATSRSCARFPTPAMFVSVVLGLNRLFPRRWPSHVMSEWDHRDTRQVEHVCGAFYAVRRLLFQALDGFDERFFLYLEDLDFSRRAALRGSRTMFLADAVVYHKGGGASQAVKALRLGYALHSRILYGYKHFPRRSATALAVGTLCVEPLIRLAHALGHLDGREITDVVLGYVRLWRRVLGDLWRHRGIQRWTQIRTDTEGHG
- a CDS encoding nucleotide sugar dehydrogenase; translated protein: MSDVLIEKLRARQARAGVIGLGYVGLPLAIEFARAGLHVTGIDVDRNKVAALNAGESYILDVPACHVNQAVQDGRFRATTDFAALSEVDTINICVPTPLRKTKDPDLSYVASAVAEAAKYLRKGQLVILESTTYPGTTEEVVQPMLEEAGLKAGTDFYLAFSPERVDPGNPHFQTHNIPKVVGGFDAASTGAAVALYSTIVNEVVPVSNPRVAEMVKLLENTFRAVNIGLVNELALMCRDLGINVWQVIDAAKTKPFGFMPFYPGPGLGGHCIPIDPFYLSWKARQSGFESRFIELAGHVNAGMPKYVVSLVADALNSLGKAIRGSRLHLLGMAYKPDVSDHRESPALDIAQLLRQRGARVTYSDPHVPDVEHGDLRLTAVPLEEAYRDGFDCAIIATNHRAFDYAELAERAPLIVDTRNALKGIAGAHIFRL
- a CDS encoding methyltransferase domain-containing protein — encoded protein: MAPLRAAEAATTLLRSRRQPSCPLCGELGAPLHSGLRDRLLDRPEAWSLVRCEHTACGLLWLDPQPLSEDITLAYGDSYPSHVVLTPPPSLVRRFYSRVERGYFADAFGYDGPEVRSWQRLAGHALGGLPLRRAACDFQVAHLSALSGGRLLDVGCGRGDGLLLLRRLGWSAEGVDFDPSAVDAARTRGLEVRCGTVEAQRYAAASFDAIVLSHVIEHLFDPLQLLRECARILKPGGRLVVVTPNTASLFHARFGASWFHLDPPRHIMLFHAPPLRQVVEAAGLTIERLTTSLRSAWLNWILSRRIQREGVADLYRPPSNRERMEGYLSVLAKRIGTTDSGEELVLLARKPPPSEDDPRMEAPAQSR
- a CDS encoding glycosyltransferase encodes the protein MRVLFLVQHTGSSPGTRYRVLQYLPALESAGFLCTVRVAQSQVSTAAALGSLGRARHVRTLQLARSWSETHASLARLISLLPRFDRCVFYRIPLPAWTTTWLGPYRDRLVYDFDDALDVQEAGETHLMAKLRGRLWRDSLARAIACCRVIVTSNHRNAAVVQAAGGEAVLIPTSVDIDRYPFPAPPRTAARLVLGWIGTPSTAAYLTLIEEPLRRILCRYDVELRLVGAGRSPLRGVPVTIHPWCLETEVNDVSAFDIGLMPMPDTAWTRGKAALKALQYGASGAPTIASWTETNEQILGSDTGTLFCRSDAEWERALAQLIEDRTLREQLGRRARDRVASLYSVQANAPKWIALLRKAEKVGS